The Pieris napi chromosome 21, ilPieNapi1.2, whole genome shotgun sequence genome contains a region encoding:
- the LOC125060401 gene encoding connectin-like: protein MSLTYLILMIAFATVEINLTESRQNDKRRWKSEKSPYSHFVNICDIQDRASKVHCYCESIKIKTATKADCWVFNGGIAEDDPFWSNFYSQPKIERLTFNVRTDGGLTFIPAKVIVRLDHLQYLNIQYANIYSIPSFAFTNSTTLRDITLHRNKIAKLEKMSFAHLIMLVNVSLVENQISEITKDVFYILPNLQRLYLSKNTIEVLHDGCFKHLNNLIKLDLNNNLLTVVIRENFQGLSNLITLDMRNNKLSMIGDLAFAELWGLHELYLDGNEIKFISERGFGGLTQLKKLSLANNKLAALDDGVFDDIQKLNILDLRNNNLETLKHETLRNVIDNMKSNYAFISLDGNKLTCDCRLSWLHKLRDETRSKRVRAALNRLNCIMDNKLKTNLINIKTQKNEPNKVIAKTDRTYDEDDFEDYDDTMQDQDTDLDLKIEYRKKLLDIPKDLLPCPSKLISEASYSPPTQDEVKYYKTSGSRLLQSILNLTIVCVFIVL from the exons ATGAGCTTAACGTATCTGATCCTAATGATAGCCTTCGCAACAGTCGAAATAAATCTCACTGAGAGTCGTCAAAATGATAAACGCAGATGGAAATCCGAAAAGTCGCCTTATTCGCATTTCGTTAATATTTGCGATATACAAGACAGAGCATCTAAAGTGCATTGCTATTgtgaaagtataaaaataaaaacagcaaCGAAAGCCGACTGTTGGGTTTTTAACGGTGGAATCGCTGAAGATGATCCCTTCTGGTCCAACTTTTATTCTCAACCGAAAATTGAACGGCTGACTTTCAATGTTAGAACGGACGGTGGGCTCACATTTATTCCCGCAAAAGTTATTGTGCGATTGGATCATTTGcaatacttaaatattcaGTACGCAAACATATACAGCATACCGTCCTTTGCGTTCACAAATTCAACGACGCTAAGAGATATAACGCtgcatagaaataaaattgcgaAATTGGAGAAGATGTCATTCgctcatttaattatgttggTGAATGTGAGTCTTGTAGAAAACCAGATTTCGGAGATAACAAAAGATGTATTCTACATCTTACCTAATTTACAAAGACTTTATCTTTCAAAGAATACAATAGAAGTTTTACACGACGGGTGTTTTAAGCATTTGAACAATTTAATCAAACTCGacttgaataataatttgttgacTGTAGTAATCAGAGAGAATTTCCAGGGGCTATCTAATTTGATTACCTTGGATATGCGAAACAATAAATTGAGTATGATAGGCGATCTTGCGTTCGCAGAACTTTGGGGTCTTCATGAACTTTATTTAGACGGGAATGAAATAAAGTTCATTTCGGAAAGAGGTTTTGGTGGCTTGACACAACTTAAGAAACTTTCCTTAGCCAATAACAAGCTAGCGGCGCTGGATGACGGAGTGTTTGATGATatacaaaagttgaatattttggATTTACGGAACAATAACTTGGAAACATTAAAACACGAGACGCTGAGGAACGTTATAGATAATATGAAGTCCAATTATGCGTTTATCTCTCTTGACG GTAACAAGCTAACCTGTGACTGTCGACTATCCTGGCTGCACAAACTCCGTGACGAGACTAGAAGCAAACGCGTCCGCGCTGCTCTCAACCGCCTGAACTGTATCATGgataacaaactaaaaaccaACTTGATCAACATTAAAACCCAAAAGAACGAACCTAATAAAGTAATTGCTAAGACCGACAGAACCTACGACGAAGATGACTTCGAAGATTATGACGACACTATGCAAGATCAAGACACAGATTtggatttaaaaatcgaatacCGTAAAAAACTACTTGACATCCCTAAAGATTTACTACCTTGTCCTAGTAAGCTTATTTCCGAGGCTTCTTACTCGCCCCCTACTCAGGACGAggttaaatattacaaaacttcCGGAAGTCGATTATTacaatcaattttaaatttgaccattgtgtgtgtttttattgtattgtag